From Caretta caretta isolate rCarCar2 chromosome 9, rCarCar1.hap1, whole genome shotgun sequence, one genomic window encodes:
- the AGTR1 gene encoding type-1 angiotensin II receptor produces the protein MSLNSSTEETVKRIHVDCPVSGRHGYIYIMVPTVYSIIFIVGIFGNSLVVIVICFYMKLKTVASIFLLNLALADLCFLMTLPLWAAYTAMEYHWPFGNCLCKIASAVVSFNLYASVFLLTCLSIDRYLAIVHPMKSRLRRTMLVAKITCIGIWLLAGLASLPVLIHRDVFFVENMNMTICAFRYKTHNTTLPVGLGLSKNMLGFLIPFLIILTSYTLIWKTLKKAYQIQKNKTRNDEIFKMIVAIVLFFFFSWIPHQVFTFLDVLIQLRIITDCQIVDVVDTAMPFTICIAYFNNCLNPFLYGFFGKKFKKYFLQLLKYIPPNVRAHPRLTTKMSSLSYRPSENLSLSMKKTIGSFDIE, from the coding sequence ATGAGCCTTAATTCATCTACCGAAGAGACTGTTAAAAGAATCCATGTTGACTGCCCCGTTTCAGGAAGGCATGGCTATATATACATTATGGTTCCAACTGTTTACAGCATCATCTTTATTGTAGGCATATTTGGgaacagtttggtggtcattgtTATTTGCTTCTACATGAAATTAAAGACTGTGGCTAGCATCTTTCTGTTGAATTTAGCCCTGGCTGACTTGTGTTTCCTAATGACTTTGCCACTGTGGGCAGCCTACACAGCCATGGAATACCACTGGCCTTTTGGCAACTGTTTATGTAAAATAGCATCAGCTGTGGTAAGTTTCAACCTGTATGCCAGTGTGTTTCTACTCACATGTCTTAGCATTGACCGTTACCTGGCTATAGTACATCCAATGAAGTCCCGACTTCGGCGCACCATGCTTGTTGCCAAAATAACTTGCATCGGCATCTGGCTGCTAGCAGGACTGGCTAGTTTGCCTGTCTTAATTCACCGTGATGTATTTTTTGTTGAGAATATGAATATGACAATTTGTGCTTTTCGGTACAAGACCCATAATACAACACTGCCTGTTGGGCTAGGTTTATCTAAGAacatgttgggttttttaattccCTTTTTGATAATTTTAACAAGCTACACCTTAATCTGGAAGACGCTGAAGAAGGCTTACCAAATTCAGAAAAACAAGACCAGAAATGATGAGATTTTTAAGATGATTGTGGCAATAgtacttttcttcttcttttcctggATTCCTCATCAAGTGTTTACCTTTCTGGATGTATTAATCCAGCTACGTATCATAACAGATTGCCAAATTGTTGATGTTGTGGATACCGCTATGCCCTTCACTATCTGCATAGCTTACTTCAACAACTGCTTGAATCCCTTTCTTTAtggtttttttggaaaaaagtttaaaaaatatttcctgcaGCTACTAAAATACATTCCACCAAATGTCAGAGCACATCCAAGGCTAACAACAAAAATGAGCTCCCTTTCCTATCGACCATCAGAAAACTTAAGTTTATCCATGAAAAAGACTATTGGGTCTTTTGACATTGAGTGA